The genome window TGGTGCATCGTGCTGCTCGGCATCGTGCAATGGGAGTCCACGCGCTACCTGTCGCACGTGATCGACCAGATGCTCACCGCGCGCATCCATTACCTGGAGAACACCGATCCCAGGCGCCTGGCCCACACGGTGGGCGAAGCCAACGCCATCGACATCCAGGGCTTCATGTGGGTCGGCCTGTTCGATCCGCAGGGGCGCCGCATCGCCGGCAATATCGCCGAGGTCCCCAAGGACGTGGCCAGCGACGGCAGCGTCGGCCTGGTCAACGCCAGGCTGGTCGGCGCCGGGAACGGCAGCCTGACCCAGGCCCGCGGCATCGCCAGGGAACTGCCGGACGGACGCCGCCTGGTGGTGGTGAAGGCCAGCACCGTGATCGACGGGCTGACCGCGATCATCTACCGGGGCCTGTTGTGGGGACTGTCCCTGACCCTGCTGCCGGGGCTGCTCGGCGGCATCCTCCTGGCGCGCGGCCCGGCGCGGCGCATCCGTGCCATCCAGCAGGCCATGCAGCCCATCCACCGCGGCGACCTCAGCGTGCGCCTGCCGGTGTCGCGGCGCGGCGACGAGGTGGACCTGCTGGCGGCCACGGTGAACAGGACCCTGGACGAGGTCGAGCGCCTGCTCGGCGAGGTGAAGGGCGTCACCGACAACATCGCCCACGACCTGCGCACCCCACTGACGCGCATGCGCACGCGCCTGCACCGGCTGCAGCAGCAGTTCGAGGAGCGCCCGGAAGGCGCGCAACTGGACGCATGCGTGAGCGAAATCGACACCGTATTGACCCGGTTCCGCGCGCTGCTGCGCGTGTCGGAACTGGAAGATCGGCAACGCAGCGCCTGCTTCTCGGCGATCAACCTGGACGCGCTGCTGCGAGACGTCCACGCGTTCTACGCGCCGTTGGCCGAGGACCGCGGGCAGGCCTTCGAACTCGCGCTGCAGCCTCTGCCCGCCGTGCACGGCGATCCGCACCTGCTGTTCGAGGCGCTGGCCAACCTGGTCGGCAATGCGATCAAGTTCACCCCCGACGGCGGGACGATCCGCCTGCTGGCAGCGACCGACCAGGACGGCAACGCCCGCATCGATGTCGCCGATACCGGACCCGGCATCGCCCCCGACGAGCGCCAGGCGATCTTTCGCCGCTTCTATCGCGCCGACCAGACCCGCTCCCAGCCCGGCTGCGGGCTGGGGCTGGCGATCGTCAGCGCCATCGTCCGCCTGCATGGCTTCGTGCTGCAGGTGGGCGGCGACGCGCGCGGGGCGGTGTTCTCGATCCTCTGCCCGCCCGCCACCTCGGCACCGCTCGCCCGCGGCGCGCCCGGCCCGGCCTGACACCGAGCGTCCGTGCCGGCGCGGCGCGGCCCGCCCGCACGCATCCGCGGCTGCGCCCAAGCCGTTGAACGAGGGAGCGTTTGCGGCCACGGCCGGGATATCTAAATAAATCTTAATGACGCCCAGGAACGGTCCAGAGGCAAAATCTGCCGCGACGCAACATTCGCGCAGGAAACCGCTTCTCCATGATTGGCCTCGTCCGGATCGCACTGACGCGCCCGTATACCTTCGTCGTCCTGGCCCTGCTGATCCTGATCGTAGGCCCGCTCGCCGCGTTGCGCACGCCCACCGACATCTTTCCGGACATCAAGATCCCGGTGATCGCCGTGGTGTGGCAGTACAACGGCCTGCCGCCCGACCAGATGGCCGGCCGCGTCACCTCGCCGTTCGAACGCGTGCTCACCACCACCGTGAACGACGTCGAGCACATCGAGGCCAATTCGATCCAGGGCTTCGGCATCGTCAAGATCTTCTTCCAGCCCACCGTCGACATCCGTACCGCCAACGCGCAGGTCACCGCCGTCGCGCAGACCATGCTGCGGCAGCTGCCGCAGGGCACCACGCCGCCGCTGATCCTCAACTACAACGCCTCCACGGTGCCGATCATCCAGTTGGCGCTGTCCGGCAAAGGGCTCACCGAGCAGAACCTGGCCGACCTCGGGCTCAACATCATCCGCCCGCAGCTGACCTCGGTGGCCGGCGCGGCGATTCCGTACCCGTTCGGCGGCAAGACCCGCCAGGTCCAGATCGACATCGACCCGTCGGCGCTGCAGGCGCGCGGCCTGTCGGCGCAGGACGTGGCCAACGCGCTGGCGGCGCAGAACCTCATCACGCCGGTGGGAACGCAGAAGATCGGCAAGTACGAATACACGCTGCAGCTCAACAACGCGCCATCGGACATCGCGGAACTCGGCGACCTGCCGGTGAAGACGGTCGACGGCGCCACGGTGTTCATCCGCGACGTGGCGCATGTCCGCGACGGCGCGCCGCCGCAGACCAACATCGTGCACGTCAACGGCAATCGCTCGGTGCTGATGACGGTGATGAAGAACGGCTCGGCCTCGACGCTGGCGATCATCGCCGGCATCAAGGAGCGGGTGGCGGCGATGAAGGACGCCCTGCCGCCGGACCTGCGGATCGTTCCCATCGGCGACCAGTCGCTGTTCGTGAGCGGCGCGATCGAGGGCGTGGCGCGCGAAGGGGTGATCGCCGCGGCGCTCACCAGCCTGATGATCCTGCTGTTCCTGGGCAGCTGGCGCTCGACGCTGATCATCGCCATCTCGATCCCGCTGGCGATCCTCGGCTCGATCGCCGCGCTGTCGGCGGTTGGCGAAACGATGAACATCATGACCCTGGGCGGCCTGGCGCTCGCGGTGGGCATCCTGGTGGACGATGCCACGGTGACCATCGAGAACATCAACTGGCACCTGGAGCAGGGCAAGTCGGTGGAGACGGCGATCATGGACGGCGCGTCGCAGATCGTGACGCCCGCCTTCGTCTCGCTGCTGTGCATCTGCATCGTGTTCGTGCCGATGTTCTTCCTCGAAGGCGTGGCGCGCTTCCTGTTCGTGCCGATGGCCGAGGCGGTGATGTTCGCGATGATCGCGTCGTTCCTGCTGTCGCGCACGCTGGTGCCGACCATGGCCAAGTACCTGCTGCGTCCGCACGCCCCGCATACCGACATGCACGGCGACGGCCATGGCCAGCCGCCGTCGCGCAATCCGCTGGTGCGCTTCCAGCGCGGTTTCGAGAAGCGCTTCGAGCGGCTGCGCGCCGGCTACTACGCCCTGCTGGAAACCGCGCTGCTGCACCGCACGGCGTTCGTGCCCGGCTTCCTGCTGTGCGTGGCGCTGTCGTTCCTGCTGCTGCCGATGCTCGGCCGCAACTTCTTCCCGTCGGTGGATTCGGGCCAGATCCTGATGCACGTGCGCGCCCCGGTCGGCACCCGCGTGGAGGAGACCGCGCATCTGTTCGCCGACGTGACCGGCGCCGTGCGCAGGCTCATTCCGCCGCACGATCTGGCCAGCGTGGTCGACAACATCGGCCTGTCGTCCTCCGGCATCAACAACACCTACAACAACACCGGCACCATCGGCTCGCAGGACGGCGACATCCAGATCGCGCTGAGCGAAGGCCATGCGCCCACCGCCGACTACGTGCGCATGCTGCGCCAGACCCTGCCGCGGCAATTCCCCTCCGTGGTGTTCTCGTTCCCGCCGGCCGACATCATCAGCCAGATCCTGAACTTCGGCGCGCCGGCGCCGGTGGACCTGCAGATCCGCGGCCCCAACCTCGCCGCCAACTTCGGCTACGCCAACCGCCTGCTGCGCGAGATCCGCCGCGTCCCCGGCGTGGCCGACGCGCGCATCCAGCAGTCGCAGGCCAGCCCCGGCTTCGCGGTGAACGTGGACCGCAGCCTTGCGCAACAGGTGGGCGTCACCGAGCGCGACGTGACCAGCAGCCTGGGCGTGAACCTGGCCGGTTCCAGCCAGATCGCCCCGACGTTCTGGCTGAATCCGCAGAACGGCGTCTCCTATCCCATCGTGATGCAGACGCCGCAGTACAGCCTCGACACCCTGCCC of Xanthomonas sacchari contains these proteins:
- a CDS encoding sensor histidine kinase, with the translated sequence MSLPPLSDAWRSATTRLILIYGSLFAIWCIVLLGIVQWESTRYLSHVIDQMLTARIHYLENTDPRRLAHTVGEANAIDIQGFMWVGLFDPQGRRIAGNIAEVPKDVASDGSVGLVNARLVGAGNGSLTQARGIARELPDGRRLVVVKASTVIDGLTAIIYRGLLWGLSLTLLPGLLGGILLARGPARRIRAIQQAMQPIHRGDLSVRLPVSRRGDEVDLLAATVNRTLDEVERLLGEVKGVTDNIAHDLRTPLTRMRTRLHRLQQQFEERPEGAQLDACVSEIDTVLTRFRALLRVSELEDRQRSACFSAINLDALLRDVHAFYAPLAEDRGQAFELALQPLPAVHGDPHLLFEALANLVGNAIKFTPDGGTIRLLAATDQDGNARIDVADTGPGIAPDERQAIFRRFYRADQTRSQPGCGLGLAIVSAIVRLHGFVLQVGGDARGAVFSILCPPATSAPLARGAPGPA
- a CDS encoding efflux RND transporter permease subunit, yielding MIGLVRIALTRPYTFVVLALLILIVGPLAALRTPTDIFPDIKIPVIAVVWQYNGLPPDQMAGRVTSPFERVLTTTVNDVEHIEANSIQGFGIVKIFFQPTVDIRTANAQVTAVAQTMLRQLPQGTTPPLILNYNASTVPIIQLALSGKGLTEQNLADLGLNIIRPQLTSVAGAAIPYPFGGKTRQVQIDIDPSALQARGLSAQDVANALAAQNLITPVGTQKIGKYEYTLQLNNAPSDIAELGDLPVKTVDGATVFIRDVAHVRDGAPPQTNIVHVNGNRSVLMTVMKNGSASTLAIIAGIKERVAAMKDALPPDLRIVPIGDQSLFVSGAIEGVAREGVIAAALTSLMILLFLGSWRSTLIIAISIPLAILGSIAALSAVGETMNIMTLGGLALAVGILVDDATVTIENINWHLEQGKSVETAIMDGASQIVTPAFVSLLCICIVFVPMFFLEGVARFLFVPMAEAVMFAMIASFLLSRTLVPTMAKYLLRPHAPHTDMHGDGHGQPPSRNPLVRFQRGFEKRFERLRAGYYALLETALLHRTAFVPGFLLCVALSFLLLPMLGRNFFPSVDSGQILMHVRAPVGTRVEETAHLFADVTGAVRRLIPPHDLASVVDNIGLSSSGINNTYNNTGTIGSQDGDIQIALSEGHAPTADYVRMLRQTLPRQFPSVVFSFPPADIISQILNFGAPAPVDLQIRGPNLAANFGYANRLLREIRRVPGVADARIQQSQASPGFAVNVDRSLAQQVGVTERDVTSSLGVNLAGSSQIAPTFWLNPQNGVSYPIVMQTPQYSLDTLPDLQNVPITPSAGQGGAQRLGGLATLSRTASDAVVSQYNINSMVEIFASPQDRDLGAVAADIQKILDANQKFLPKGSSTVLLGQVQTMNKAFSGLIFGLLGAIVLIYLLIVVNFQSWSDPFVIVSALPAAIAGIVWMLFATHTSLSVPALTGAIMCMGVATANSILVVSFCRERLAAHGDAAKAALEGGFVRFRPVLMTALAMIIGMAPMALGMGEGGEQNAPLGRAVIGGLIFATVSTLFFVPIVFSLIHRRASQPSSPTAHAPGASPHVA